The nucleotide window ACGAACCGTTAGCAACCAGCCTGTTCCGGCAAATGTCAGCAAGACCAGTGCCAGCAGGAAATGCCCAACGGATAACCAGCCCAGACGACTCATCCAATGATTGCAGAGCCAGAGCAGATTAAACGGGATATCCCAGCCAAAAATTTTGTACATCGCGTACATGAACATCTGCATGAACACGAGTAACGGAATGCCAAACCCGACGGTAAACAACAACTTCGAGCGGGCCTTCCACATCTTAATCGCTATCCTTTTTCCACTGTTTGATCTTCTGTTCCAGGCGTTCAATCAGACCCGCATCTGCTTCATCCAGCGCATCCAGCATATGATTCAATGCCAGAGCTCCGAATTCATCCACCAACTCATGTGACAGTTCCTTGGATTGGTCGTTCATAAACTCCTCCTTGCTCTGTACCGGTTGGTACAAAGATGTTCTGCCCTTCTGAGACTTGCCAAGCAGTCCTTTGTCTACGAGCCGATTCATCACGGTCATGACTGTATTAAAATTGACGTCTTTGTCTTGTTCAAGTGCGGTCTGCACTTCACGAATGCTACTGCCAGGACGAGCCCATAAAATGTCCATGATCTTGGCCTCCAGCGGACCGAAAAATCGGTTGAGCCCACGCTCACCCACTTTGAAATTGTGTATTCTCATTTTCTGACACCCCTCACACTACCCATTGTAGTGCCATCAAATGAGAAGTCAACCTCTATGTCAGCTATTTTATGTAAATGATTTGTAAATTTGTTTTCCATTTCAGAAAAAAAGCGAAAGAACCGGGGAGTTCCGCAATTTCACGGTTCTGCCCGGTCTTCACCGAATATCAGTCAATATTATGTTGTGCGAACAGGGTCATACTGCGTTTTATTTTCCATCCTGTGAAGGCATATGTGCAGAAATATCCACACCAAGTCCATGAGCCAAACGTCCGCCAAGCTGTCCATCCGCCCGGAAGAAGTGACAGAGGGCACGCATTTGAATATCTACAGATACACCCTTGAGGTCATTGATCAGGTTATCCAACAGATGCTGCTGCTCTACAGGGGTAAATGAACGGAAAAGCTCCCCTGCCTGCGTGTAATCATCGGTTTTCTCAATTTTCTCGCGTGTAACGTGCCCTTGCAACGGAACCTGACTGTCCCGGTATGCCGGATCTTCCTGTGGGCTGTTTCCGGAACTGTTGGGTTCATAGTTCACCGGAGATGGGTCCTGATTCACATTCATGAGTCCATCACGCTGATGATTACGAACAGGTGCGTACGGGCAATTCACCGGAATTTGCAAATAGTTCGTACCAAGCCGGTGACGCTGTGTATCCGGATAAGAGAATAAGCGTCCTTGCAGCAATTTGTCCTCGGAAGGCTCAATTCCAGGTACAAGCGCACTAGGAGAGAAGGCCGCCTGCTCCACTTCAGCAAAGAAATTCTGCGGATTCCGATTCAGGGTCATAGTGCCCACCGTATGGAATGGCAATACATCTTCAGGCCACGTTTTGGTTGGGTCGAGCGGATCAAAAGCAAAATCATCCATCTGTTCAGGCTTCAATAGCTGTACCTGAAGCTTCCACTGCGGGTATTGCCCGTTCTTGATATGTTCATGCAGGTCCCGGGTAGCATGATTAAAGTCCTGTCCCTGAACTTCGGCAACTTCCTGACGAGAGAAACCTCGAACCCCTTGTGCAGACTCCCACTTATATTTTACATAGTGAACCTGCCCCTGTGCATTAATCCATTTGAAAGCATGTAC belongs to Paenibacillus sp. FSL H8-0079 and includes:
- a CDS encoding BlaI/MecI/CopY family transcriptional regulator, with the protein product MRIHNFKVGERGLNRFFGPLEAKIMDILWARPGSSIREVQTALEQDKDVNFNTVMTVMNRLVDKGLLGKSQKGRTSLYQPVQSKEEFMNDQSKELSHELVDEFGALALNHMLDALDEADAGLIERLEQKIKQWKKDSD
- a CDS encoding catalase; protein product: MTERMTTNQGAPVGDNQNSRTAGRRGPTLLEDYHLIEKIAHFDRERIPERVVHARGAGAHGVFTLEQSMKAYTTADFLQDPGTETDVLVRFSTVIHGTGSPETARDPRGFAVKFYTREGNYDLVGNHLPVFFIRDAMKFPDMVHSLKPAPDTNIQEPARYWDFMTLSPESTHMMTWLFSDLGTPASYREMDGFGVHAFKWINAQGQVHYVKYKWESAQGVRGFSRQEVAEVQGQDFNHATRDLHEHIKNGQYPQWKLQVQLLKPEQMDDFAFDPLDPTKTWPEDVLPFHTVGTMTLNRNPQNFFAEVEQAAFSPSALVPGIEPSEDKLLQGRLFSYPDTQRHRLGTNYLQIPVNCPYAPVRNHQRDGLMNVNQDPSPVNYEPNSSGNSPQEDPAYRDSQVPLQGHVTREKIEKTDDYTQAGELFRSFTPVEQQHLLDNLINDLKGVSVDIQMRALCHFFRADGQLGGRLAHGLGVDISAHMPSQDGK